One window of the Helicobacter jaachi genome contains the following:
- a CDS encoding TIGR04372 family glycosyltransferase, whose translation MEVITYKDKHYLFYERLRKCLAFFDSRYVFELPYSGTEYEVYQNTENVFYFTKEEKQEGDRILQEMGIGQNDWFVCIFARDSAYLDKTYGEFDEITGGKAWAHHDYRDSDIDSLNLAIDEILARGGFVVRLGKIVEKAMSYKHARVIDYPLTQWRSDFMDIYLQYRAKFVLSSSTSGATDVVSLFGTHYCGANMPANWNPPYKNSIWIPKTYSHNGTMVSFRQWIRLAEEKKAHYFYGGDYEITSTSMFSAEFYTTNQLRIIDNTPEEILDLTKEMFERLDGSFTQTDEDKKLQALYAEINDTYLPARANKNPIGRDFLRKNKWFLEN comes from the coding sequence GTGGAGGTGATAACATACAAAGATAAGCACTATTTGTTTTATGAGAGGCTGAGAAAATGTCTCGCATTTTTTGATTCTAGGTATGTGTTTGAATTACCATATTCTGGCACAGAATATGAGGTCTATCAAAATACTGAAAATGTGTTTTACTTTACCAAAGAAGAAAAGCAAGAAGGGGATAGAATCTTGCAAGAAATGGGTATAGGGCAAAATGATTGGTTTGTGTGTATTTTTGCTAGAGATAGTGCGTATTTGGATAAAACTTATGGTGAATTTGATGAAATAACGGGTGGAAAAGCTTGGGCACACCATGATTACCGCGATAGTGATATTGATAGCCTAAATCTTGCTATTGATGAGATATTAGCAAGGGGTGGGTTTGTCGTGCGATTAGGCAAGATTGTAGAAAAAGCTATGAGTTATAAGCATGCGCGAGTGATTGATTATCCCCTTACACAATGGCGCAGTGATTTTATGGATATATACTTGCAATATCGGGCAAAATTTGTCCTATCAAGCTCAACTTCTGGCGCTACTGATGTGGTGTCGTTGTTTGGCACTCATTATTGTGGTGCAAATATGCCAGCTAATTGGAATCCGCCCTATAAAAATTCAATATGGATACCAAAGACTTATTCACATAATGGCACTATGGTGAGTTTTAGGCAGTGGATTAGACTTGCAGAAGAAAAGAAGGCACACTATTTCTACGGAGGTGATTATGAGATAACTTCTACAAGTATGTTTTCAGCCGAATTCTACACCACAAATCAACTCCGCATTATAGATAACACGCCAGAGGAAATTTTAGACTTAACTAAAGAGATGTTTGAGCGATTAGATGGGAGCTTCACACAAACTGATGAGGATAAAAAATTGCAAGCATTATATGCAGAAATTAATGATACTTATCTGCCTGCACGTGCGAATAAAAATCCTATCGGGCGAGATTTTTTGCGCAAAAATAAGTGGTTTTTGGAGAACTAG
- a CDS encoding O-methyltransferase, giving the protein MRKQLMLRGGGGVIFDFIFLDGNKEHYADYFSILWGHLRVGGVLMIDDGLFQGDILNDKPTTQKGEGVLRFLESVRVKSGAFPVLLPLSVGVCLVWKQS; this is encoded by the coding sequence ATGCGCAAGCAGCTTATGCTGCGGGGGGGGGGGGGGGTAATATTTGATTTTATCTTCCTTGATGGCAATAAGGAGCATTATGCAGATTATTTTTCTATACTATGGGGACATTTGCGCGTGGGCGGTGTGCTAATGATTGATGATGGGCTATTTCAAGGAGATATTTTGAATGATAAGCCCACCACGCAGAAAGGGGAGGGGGTATTGAGATTTTTAGAATCTGTGCGGGTAAAAAGCGGGGCGTTTCCTGTTTTATTGCCTTTGAGTGTAGGCGTATGCTTGGTATGGAAGCAAAGCTAG